The following proteins come from a genomic window of Streptomyces sp. GS7:
- a CDS encoding glycoside hydrolase family 13 protein produces the protein MTQELTSPSPAPQAAGPSRGPRWWRDAVIYQVYVRSFADSDGDGVGDLRGVRERLPYLRDLGVDAVWLTPFYASPQADGGYDVADYRAVDPLFGSLQDAGDLIGAAHALGLRVIVDIVPNHTSDRHPWFRDPELARQRYVFRTGKGERGELPPNDWESVFGGPAWTRTERGDWYLHLFAPEQPDLDWDRPEVHEEFAAIMRFWLDLGVDGFRIDVAHGMVKAPGLPDIGRGEQARLIGSQVLPFFDQDGVHAIHRTWRRLLDDYPGERIGVAEAWAPSVERLALYVRPDELHQAFNFQFLNTGWDAGALRQVIDASLTATASVGAPTTWVLSNHDVVRHTTRLGGGLARARAATLLMLALPGSAYLYQGEELGLPEVTDLPDDVRQDPAFFRGGRAAGDGQEADGRSGASGQDGFRDGCRVPLPWSGERPPYGFGHGGSWLPQPADWHRFSVAAQTGDPSSTLELYRTALDLRRRLPGLGDGEMSWRPAPEGVLAFTRAGMLCTVNTLGRDAELPLPGELLLSSAPVAVDDGSAVVPGDSCTWWAI, from the coding sequence ATGACCCAGGAGCTCACTTCCCCCAGCCCCGCCCCCCAGGCCGCCGGACCGAGCCGAGGTCCCCGATGGTGGCGCGACGCCGTCATCTACCAGGTCTACGTCCGCTCCTTCGCCGACAGCGACGGCGACGGCGTCGGCGATCTGCGCGGGGTGCGCGAACGGCTGCCGTATCTACGGGACCTGGGCGTGGACGCCGTCTGGCTCACCCCGTTCTACGCCTCCCCGCAAGCCGACGGCGGCTACGACGTCGCCGACTACCGCGCCGTCGACCCGCTCTTCGGCAGCCTCCAGGACGCCGGCGACCTGATCGGCGCCGCCCATGCGCTGGGCCTGCGGGTGATCGTCGACATCGTCCCCAACCACACCTCCGACCGGCACCCGTGGTTCCGGGACCCCGAGCTGGCCCGGCAGCGCTACGTCTTCCGGACCGGCAAGGGCGAGCGGGGCGAACTCCCGCCCAACGACTGGGAGTCGGTCTTCGGTGGCCCGGCCTGGACCCGTACCGAACGCGGCGACTGGTACCTGCACCTCTTCGCCCCCGAGCAGCCCGATCTCGACTGGGACCGCCCGGAGGTGCACGAGGAGTTCGCCGCCATCATGCGCTTCTGGCTGGACCTGGGCGTGGACGGCTTCCGGATCGACGTCGCCCACGGCATGGTCAAGGCCCCCGGCCTCCCCGACATCGGCCGCGGCGAACAGGCCCGCCTCATCGGCTCACAGGTCCTCCCCTTCTTCGACCAGGACGGCGTCCACGCCATCCACCGCACCTGGCGCCGGCTGCTGGACGACTACCCGGGCGAGCGGATCGGCGTCGCCGAAGCCTGGGCCCCCAGCGTCGAACGCCTCGCCCTCTACGTCCGCCCCGACGAACTCCACCAGGCGTTCAACTTCCAGTTTCTGAACACCGGTTGGGACGCCGGGGCGCTGCGCCAGGTCATCGACGCCTCGCTCACCGCGACCGCCTCGGTCGGCGCGCCCACCACCTGGGTCCTGTCCAACCACGACGTCGTCCGCCACACCACCCGGCTCGGCGGCGGCCTGGCCCGCGCCCGCGCCGCCACCCTCCTGATGCTGGCCCTGCCCGGCTCCGCCTACCTCTACCAGGGCGAGGAACTGGGCCTGCCGGAGGTCACCGACCTGCCCGACGACGTCCGCCAGGACCCGGCGTTCTTCCGCGGCGGCCGCGCCGCGGGCGACGGGCAGGAAGCCGACGGCCGCTCCGGGGCCAGCGGGCAGGACGGCTTCCGCGACGGCTGCCGGGTGCCGCTCCCCTGGTCCGGCGAACGGCCGCCGTACGGCTTCGGCCACGGCGGCAGCTGGCTGCCGCAGCCCGCCGACTGGCACCGTTTCAGCGTCGCGGCGCAGACCGGCGACCCGTCCTCCACTCTGGAGCTGTACCGCACCGCGCTGGACCTGCGCCGCCGTCTGCCGGGGCTGGGCGACGGGGAGATGAGCTGGCGGCCGGCCCCCGAGGGCGTGCTGGCGTTCACCCGAGCCGGGATGCTGTGCACGGTCAACACCCTGGGCCGGGACGCCGAACTCCCGCTGCCCGGCGAACTGCTGCTCTCCAGCGCCCCGGTGGCCGTGGACGACGGTTCCGCGGTGGTCCCGGGGGACAGCTGCACCTGGTGGGCAATCTGA
- a CDS encoding extracellular solute-binding protein: protein MRRGIRGALATALVAGLALAATACGGGGGNGGGAGGELSGTVTFWDTSNDAEKATYRKLAEGFQKEHPKVHVTYVNVPFGDANAKFKNAAGGGAGAPDVMRTDVAWVADFASLGYLAPLDGTPALDKTADYLPQAVSSTKFNGKTYAAPQVIDTLGLFYNKKLLKDAGVPVPKTFAELVAAAPKIKEKTGATALYLRGDDPYWFLPYLYGEGGDMVDAHSKTVKIDNAAGVRAFRAIKTLVDSKAAVTDATDGQENQLKALKDGTVAMAIDGPWDIEGARAGKAFQDKSNLGVAPVPGGSTAHGSPQGGWDLSVYAGSKNLSAAYAFVQYMSSAKVQQETTDKLSLLPTRTSVYNVPAVKQNEMVGFFKPAVDGAVQRPWIAQGNSLFEPVKVQMNKVLTGAATPEAAAKATGDAYRKLLKDYK, encoded by the coding sequence ATGCGGCGTGGCATACGTGGCGCACTCGCCACCGCGCTGGTAGCGGGCCTGGCACTGGCGGCGACGGCGTGCGGAGGCGGGGGTGGCAACGGCGGCGGCGCGGGCGGTGAACTGTCCGGAACCGTTACCTTCTGGGACACCTCCAACGATGCCGAGAAGGCCACCTACCGGAAGCTGGCCGAGGGTTTCCAGAAGGAGCACCCCAAGGTCCACGTCACCTATGTGAACGTCCCCTTCGGCGACGCCAACGCCAAGTTCAAGAACGCCGCCGGCGGCGGTGCGGGCGCCCCCGACGTGATGCGCACCGATGTCGCCTGGGTCGCCGACTTCGCCAGCCTCGGCTACCTGGCCCCGCTCGACGGCACCCCCGCCCTCGACAAGACCGCCGACTACCTCCCGCAGGCCGTCAGCTCCACGAAGTTCAACGGCAAGACCTATGCCGCGCCCCAGGTCATCGACACCCTGGGCCTCTTCTACAACAAGAAGCTCCTCAAGGACGCCGGCGTCCCCGTCCCCAAGACCTTCGCCGAACTGGTCGCCGCCGCCCCGAAGATCAAGGAGAAGACCGGCGCCACCGCCCTCTACCTGCGCGGTGACGACCCCTACTGGTTCCTGCCCTACCTCTACGGCGAGGGCGGCGACATGGTCGACGCGCACAGCAAGACCGTCAAGATCGACAACGCCGCCGGGGTCCGGGCGTTCCGCGCCATCAAGACCCTCGTCGACTCCAAGGCCGCCGTCACCGACGCCACCGACGGCCAGGAGAACCAGCTCAAGGCCCTCAAGGACGGCACCGTCGCGATGGCGATCGACGGCCCCTGGGACATCGAGGGCGCCCGCGCCGGCAAGGCCTTCCAGGACAAGAGCAACCTCGGTGTCGCCCCCGTCCCCGGCGGCAGCACCGCGCACGGCTCCCCGCAGGGCGGCTGGGACCTCTCCGTCTACGCCGGCAGCAAGAACCTGTCGGCCGCCTACGCCTTCGTGCAGTACATGAGCTCCGCGAAGGTCCAGCAGGAGACCACCGACAAGCTCAGCCTGCTGCCCACCCGCACGTCGGTCTACAACGTCCCGGCCGTCAAGCAGAACGAGATGGTCGGGTTCTTCAAGCCCGCCGTGGACGGCGCCGTCCAGCGCCCCTGGATCGCCCAGGGCAACTCCCTCTTCGAGCCGGTCAAGGTCCAGATGAACAAGGTGCTCACCGGCGCCGCCACGCCCGAAGCGGCCGCCAAGGCCACCGGTGACGCCTACCGCAAGCTGCTCAAGGACTACAAGTGA
- a CDS encoding carbohydrate ABC transporter permease: MTLAARARRALGTHWYAWAMVAPVVLVIGVIIGYPLVRGGYLSLTDANEANVERSIGMNHIPATYHFVGLDNYRAILSDGVFWNRLGWTVVWTVACVSLTFLIGLTLATMLNRTLRGRTFYRLALILPWAVPAFISVFTWRMLYNEKNGILNKLLAGGGIDAVPWLNDPTWAKLSVIAVNVWLGVPFMLVALLGGLQSIPGELYEAAEMDGAGPWQRFRHITVPGLRAVSGTVILLSTIWTFNMFPVIFLLTRGGPGDATEILVTYAYRLSFVDSPRDFSASAAWGVLILALLSVVAVVYRRALRKQGEVW; encoded by the coding sequence GTGACGCTCGCCGCAAGGGCCCGCCGTGCGCTCGGCACGCACTGGTACGCCTGGGCGATGGTCGCCCCGGTCGTCCTCGTCATCGGCGTCATCATCGGCTACCCCCTCGTACGCGGCGGCTACCTCTCCCTGACCGACGCCAACGAGGCCAATGTCGAGCGCTCGATCGGCATGAACCACATCCCCGCCACCTACCACTTCGTCGGCCTCGACAACTACCGGGCCATCCTCTCCGACGGCGTCTTCTGGAACCGCCTGGGCTGGACCGTGGTGTGGACCGTGGCCTGTGTCTCGCTCACCTTCCTGATCGGGCTCACGCTCGCCACGATGCTCAACCGGACGCTGCGCGGCCGCACCTTCTACCGCCTCGCGCTGATCCTCCCCTGGGCGGTCCCCGCCTTCATCTCCGTCTTCACCTGGCGGATGCTCTACAACGAGAAGAACGGCATCCTCAACAAGCTGCTGGCCGGCGGCGGCATCGACGCCGTCCCCTGGCTCAACGACCCGACCTGGGCCAAGCTCTCCGTCATCGCCGTCAACGTCTGGCTGGGCGTGCCCTTCATGCTCGTCGCTCTGCTCGGCGGACTCCAGTCCATCCCCGGCGAGCTCTACGAGGCCGCCGAGATGGACGGCGCCGGGCCCTGGCAGCGCTTCCGCCACATCACCGTGCCCGGACTGCGCGCGGTCAGCGGCACCGTGATCCTGCTCTCCACCATCTGGACCTTCAACATGTTCCCGGTGATCTTCCTGCTCACCAGGGGCGGCCCCGGCGACGCCACCGAGATCCTGGTGACCTACGCCTACCGCCTCTCCTTCGTCGACAGCCCCCGCGACTTCTCCGCCTCCGCCGCCTGGGGCGTACTGATCCTGGCGCTGCTCTCGGTCGTGGCGGTCGTCTACCGCCGGGCGCTGCGCAAGCAGGGAGAGGTGTGGTGA
- a CDS encoding sugar ABC transporter permease, with product MARRRNERHWLASAGLHTALALAAAIAVFPPLWLLITSFKPRSDAFSTSLVSHFTLANYTHVVADTEFLSWFGNSVIIVGLTTVLGVFIAATTGYAVSRFRFPGMRPLMWLLLITQMFPVAVLIVPLYNLLASLGLLNQPAGLVITYLTIAVPFCAWMMKGFFDTIPVEIDEAGRVDGLNPFGTFWRLVLPLARPGLAVTGFYTFVTAWAEVAYASAFMTGEENLTLAGGLQTFVNQYTNDWGSMTAAAVIIAVPAALVFAFAQRHLVAGLTAGTTKG from the coding sequence ATGGCCCGTCGACGCAACGAACGGCACTGGCTGGCCTCCGCCGGGCTGCACACCGCCCTGGCGCTCGCCGCCGCCATCGCGGTCTTCCCGCCCCTCTGGCTGCTGATCACCTCCTTCAAACCGAGGAGCGACGCCTTCTCCACCAGCCTCGTCAGCCACTTCACGCTCGCCAACTACACGCACGTGGTGGCGGACACGGAATTCCTGAGCTGGTTCGGGAACTCGGTGATCATCGTCGGGCTGACCACCGTCCTCGGCGTCTTCATCGCCGCCACCACCGGCTATGCCGTCAGCCGCTTCCGCTTCCCCGGGATGCGCCCGCTGATGTGGCTGCTGCTGATCACCCAGATGTTCCCGGTCGCGGTGCTGATCGTGCCGCTCTACAACCTCCTCGCCTCCCTCGGCCTGCTCAACCAGCCCGCCGGACTGGTCATCACCTACCTGACCATCGCCGTGCCCTTCTGCGCCTGGATGATGAAGGGCTTCTTCGACACCATCCCGGTGGAGATCGACGAAGCGGGCCGCGTCGACGGCCTCAACCCCTTCGGCACCTTCTGGCGCCTGGTCCTCCCGCTCGCCCGCCCCGGCCTCGCCGTCACCGGCTTCTACACCTTCGTCACCGCCTGGGCCGAGGTCGCCTACGCCTCCGCCTTCATGACCGGCGAGGAGAACCTGACGCTCGCCGGGGGCCTGCAGACCTTCGTCAACCAGTACACCAACGACTGGGGTTCGATGACCGCCGCCGCCGTGATCATCGCCGTACCGGCCGCGCTCGTCTTCGCCTTCGCCCAGCGCCACCTCGTAGCCGGACTGACCGCCGGCACCACCAAGGGATGA
- a CDS encoding glycoside hydrolase family 13 protein — protein MTRQHNVTPAPTTRGNTAPGTAATAEWWRDAVIYQVYPRSFADGNGDGMGDLQGIRSRLPHLRDLGVDAVWLSPFYASPQADAGYDVADYRATDPMFGTLQDAEAVIREAHHLGLRIITDIVPNHCSDQHEWFRRALAEGPGSVLRERFHFRKGRGANGELPPNDWESIFGGPAWTRLPDGEWYLHLFAPEQPDFNWEHPAVQDEFRSILRFWLDLGVDGFRIDVAHGMVKAPGLPDIGRGEQARLIGSQVLPFFDQDGVHDIYRSWRTVLDEYAGERIGVAEAWAPSVERLALYVRPDELHQGFNFHYLNTRWDAEALRDAIDSSLDAMRPVGAPTTWVLSNHDVVRHRTRLGGGLARARAATLLMLALPGSAYLYQGEELGLPEVTDLPDEVRQDPSFFRASGQDGLRDGCRVPIPWSGTAPPYGFGDGGSWLPQPADWAALTAESQTGDPDSTLELYRSALAVRRSHPGLGAGDSVEWLEAPAGVLAFRRPGGLLCTVNTTGEAVRLTLPPVRLLLSSRAPFVPTAPAVSTPSALAALSSSRQPSNARSALDVPENLEVSEIREIPAEATIWWEE, from the coding sequence ATGACCCGACAGCACAACGTCACTCCTGCGCCCACCACCAGGGGGAACACCGCTCCCGGCACCGCCGCCACCGCCGAATGGTGGCGGGACGCCGTGATCTACCAGGTCTATCCGCGCAGCTTCGCCGACGGAAACGGCGACGGCATGGGCGACCTCCAGGGCATCCGCAGCCGGCTGCCGCACCTTCGCGACCTGGGCGTGGACGCGGTCTGGCTCAGCCCCTTCTACGCCTCCCCGCAGGCCGACGCCGGCTACGACGTCGCCGACTACCGCGCCACCGACCCGATGTTCGGCACCCTCCAGGACGCCGAGGCCGTCATCCGCGAAGCACATCACCTGGGCCTCCGCATCATCACCGACATCGTCCCCAACCACTGCTCCGACCAGCACGAATGGTTCCGCCGCGCGCTCGCCGAGGGCCCCGGCTCGGTGCTGCGCGAGCGCTTCCACTTCCGCAAGGGCCGCGGCGCCAACGGCGAACTGCCGCCCAACGACTGGGAGTCCATCTTCGGCGGCCCCGCCTGGACCCGCCTCCCCGACGGTGAGTGGTACCTCCATCTCTTCGCCCCCGAACAGCCCGACTTCAACTGGGAACACCCCGCCGTCCAGGACGAGTTCCGCTCCATCCTCCGCTTCTGGCTGGACCTGGGCGTGGACGGCTTCCGGATCGACGTCGCCCACGGCATGGTCAAGGCCCCCGGCCTCCCCGACATCGGCCGCGGCGAACAGGCCCGCCTCATCGGCTCACAGGTCCTCCCCTTCTTCGACCAGGACGGCGTCCACGACATCTACCGCTCCTGGCGCACGGTCCTGGACGAGTACGCCGGGGAGCGGATCGGCGTCGCCGAAGCCTGGGCCCCCAGCGTCGAACGCCTCGCCCTCTACGTCCGCCCCGACGAACTCCACCAGGGCTTCAACTTCCACTACCTGAACACCCGTTGGGACGCGGAAGCGCTCCGCGACGCCATCGACTCCTCCCTCGATGCCATGCGCCCCGTGGGCGCGCCGACCACCTGGGTCCTGTCCAACCACGACGTCGTCCGCCACCGCACCCGGCTCGGCGGCGGCCTGGCCCGCGCCCGCGCCGCCACCCTGCTGATGCTGGCGCTGCCCGGCTCCGCCTACCTCTACCAAGGCGAGGAGTTGGGCCTGCCCGAGGTCACCGACCTGCCCGACGAGGTCCGCCAGGACCCGTCCTTCTTCCGCGCCAGCGGCCAGGACGGCCTCCGCGACGGCTGCCGCGTACCGATCCCCTGGAGCGGCACGGCGCCCCCGTACGGCTTCGGCGACGGCGGCAGCTGGCTGCCCCAGCCCGCGGACTGGGCCGCCCTCACCGCCGAGTCCCAGACCGGCGACCCGGACTCCACTCTGGAGCTCTACCGCAGCGCACTGGCGGTGCGCCGCAGCCACCCCGGCCTCGGCGCCGGCGACTCGGTCGAGTGGCTGGAGGCCCCCGCCGGCGTCCTGGCCTTCCGGCGCCCCGGCGGTCTCCTCTGTACGGTGAACACCACCGGCGAGGCGGTACGGCTGACGCTGCCCCCCGTCCGGCTCCTCCTCTCCTCCCGCGCTCCGTTCGTCCCCACGGCCCCTGCCGTCTCCACTCCGTCCGCCCTCGCGGCCCTCTCCTCCTCCCGTCAACCGTCCAACGCCCGCAGCGCGTTGGACGTTCCCGAAAATCTCGAAGTTTCCGAAATTCGTGAAATTCCCGCCGAGGCCACGATCTGGTGGGAGGAGTGA
- a CDS encoding LacI family DNA-binding transcriptional regulator, protein MGGVTPRLSDIAAQAQVSEATASRVLNGKAGVAAGTRQRVLAALDVLGYERPVRLKRRSAGLVGLVIPELTNPIFPAFAQIIEQSLAGHGYTPVLCTQMPGGATEDELVEQLEERGVTGIVFLSGLHADTAADPSRYARLTSRGVPYVLINGYNDRIDAPFVSPDDGAAARMAVRHLAELGHERIGLAVGPARYVPSRRKAEGFTAALGEAFGLSRGQAERLVRHTLFSVEGGHAAAAALLDEGCTGIVCGSDLMALGVVRAARQRGLEVPGHLSVVGFDDSQLIAFTDPPLTTVRQPVQAMATAAVGALIEEIQGNPVQRTEFVFQPELVVRGSTGPRWG, encoded by the coding sequence GTGGGAGGAGTGACCCCGCGCCTCTCGGACATCGCCGCCCAGGCGCAGGTCAGCGAAGCCACCGCCAGCCGCGTCCTGAACGGCAAGGCGGGCGTCGCGGCGGGCACCCGGCAGCGGGTGCTCGCCGCGCTCGACGTCCTCGGCTACGAACGCCCGGTACGGCTGAAACGGCGGAGTGCGGGGCTCGTCGGCCTGGTCATCCCGGAGCTGACCAACCCGATCTTCCCGGCCTTCGCCCAGATCATCGAGCAGTCCCTGGCCGGCCACGGCTACACACCCGTGCTCTGCACCCAGATGCCCGGCGGCGCCACCGAGGACGAACTCGTCGAGCAACTGGAGGAGCGCGGCGTCACCGGCATCGTCTTCCTGTCCGGCCTGCACGCCGACACCGCCGCCGACCCGTCCCGCTACGCCCGCCTGACCTCCCGCGGTGTGCCCTACGTCCTGATCAACGGCTACAACGACCGCATCGACGCGCCCTTCGTCTCACCGGACGACGGGGCCGCGGCCCGTATGGCCGTACGCCATCTCGCCGAACTGGGCCACGAGCGCATCGGCCTGGCGGTCGGCCCGGCCCGCTACGTGCCCTCCCGCCGCAAGGCGGAGGGCTTCACCGCCGCGCTGGGGGAGGCGTTCGGCCTGTCGAGGGGGCAGGCCGAACGACTCGTCCGCCACACCCTGTTCAGCGTCGAGGGCGGCCATGCCGCTGCCGCCGCACTGCTCGACGAGGGCTGCACCGGCATCGTCTGCGGCAGCGACCTCATGGCGCTGGGCGTGGTACGCGCCGCCCGCCAAAGGGGACTTGAGGTCCCCGGCCACCTCTCCGTCGTCGGCTTCGACGACTCCCAGCTGATCGCCTTCACCGACCCACCGCTGACCACGGTGCGGCAGCCGGTACAGGCCATGGCGACCGCCGCGGTCGGCGCGCTCATCGAGGAGATCCAGGGAAACCCCGTACAGCGCACCGAGTTCGTCTTCCAGCCGGAGTTGGTCGTACGGGGGTCGACCGGCCCGCGGTGGGGGTGA
- a CDS encoding DUF397 domain-containing protein, protein MSSTPELAWFKSSYSGGDGDDCVEIALDWHKSSYSSSGDGDCIEIALSWHKSSHSSGDSGDCIEIATCPTTVHIRDSKDQDGPQLAVPAGSWAAFVSYAAQDA, encoded by the coding sequence ATGAGCAGCACCCCCGAACTGGCCTGGTTCAAGAGCAGCTACAGCGGTGGCGACGGCGACGACTGCGTGGAGATAGCTCTCGATTGGCACAAGTCGAGCTACAGCAGCAGCGGTGATGGCGACTGCATAGAAATCGCCCTCTCCTGGCACAAGTCCAGTCACAGCAGCGGCGACTCCGGCGACTGCATAGAAATCGCCACCTGCCCCACCACCGTCCACATCCGGGACTCCAAGGACCAGGACGGGCCGCAGCTCGCCGTCCCGGCCGGTTCCTGGGCGGCGTTCGTCTCGTACGCCGCCCAGGACGCCTGA
- a CDS encoding helix-turn-helix domain-containing protein produces the protein MEDSNTDHHYDGGEPPEPSGSLRTFGAVYQGFRENAGFTQESLAPAIRYSAHYIGSVEQGRRLPSKKFIDRSEDTLHANGVLRKAAKRLSRQPGLARWFREWAELERQAISLFTYECRLVPGLLQTEAYARTLFTQQVPHLDDDEIGTRWAARSERTQLLRERPNTTFSFVLEEHLFLRRTGGTEVTRQLIDHVLELSEVRNVDIQLIPLVQEDHAGLHGPMQLLETPDNEWFGYCEGQRTGLFISDPKELSILQMRYARLLSQALTPRDSRSLLMQIRGAL, from the coding sequence ATGGAAGACAGCAACACCGACCACCACTACGACGGCGGCGAGCCGCCCGAGCCGTCCGGCAGTCTGCGCACCTTCGGCGCCGTCTACCAAGGGTTCCGCGAGAACGCGGGATTCACGCAGGAGTCCCTGGCACCGGCGATCCGGTACTCGGCGCACTACATCGGCTCCGTCGAACAGGGCCGACGCCTCCCGTCGAAGAAGTTCATCGACCGCTCGGAGGACACGCTCCACGCGAACGGAGTGCTGCGGAAGGCGGCCAAGCGGCTGTCGAGGCAGCCGGGACTGGCGCGGTGGTTCCGTGAGTGGGCGGAGCTGGAGAGGCAGGCGATCAGCCTCTTCACGTACGAATGCCGGTTGGTTCCCGGCTTGTTACAGACGGAGGCGTATGCGCGGACGCTGTTCACGCAGCAGGTCCCGCACCTGGATGACGACGAGATCGGAACCCGTTGGGCGGCACGGTCCGAGCGTACGCAGCTCCTGCGGGAGCGCCCGAACACCACGTTCAGCTTCGTCCTCGAAGAGCATCTGTTCCTGCGCCGGACTGGTGGAACGGAGGTCACCAGGCAGCTCATCGACCACGTCCTCGAACTCTCCGAGGTGCGGAACGTAGACATCCAGCTCATTCCACTTGTGCAAGAGGATCACGCCGGGTTACACGGGCCGATGCAGCTGCTGGAAACCCCTGACAACGAGTGGTTCGGATACTGCGAGGGCCAGCGCACGGGCCTGTTCATCTCCGACCCGAAAGAGCTCAGCATCCTCCAAATGCGTTATGCGAGACTGCTTTCGCAGGCTCTGACCCCCAGAGACTCGCGGAGCCTGCTGATGCAGATCCGAGGAGCGCTATGA
- a CDS encoding ATP-binding protein encodes MPVQPTVAVRMFMQRFSATPRGARLARHLAVQQLDVWGFPYGGEVSDTAAAIVGELAANAATHGRVPGRDFELRLLKLPGSARPGTLRIEVADTRTERRPPAPWTLAPPAPAPDSESGRGLILVAALATCWNVLDRPPVGKIVRADLDLPESRR; translated from the coding sequence ATGCCAGTCCAGCCGACCGTCGCCGTACGGATGTTCATGCAGCGTTTCAGCGCCACCCCGCGCGGGGCCCGTCTCGCGCGCCATCTCGCCGTCCAGCAACTCGATGTCTGGGGCTTCCCGTACGGCGGCGAGGTCTCGGACACCGCCGCCGCCATCGTCGGTGAACTCGCCGCGAACGCGGCCACCCATGGCCGGGTGCCCGGCCGGGACTTCGAGCTGCGGCTCCTGAAGCTGCCGGGCTCGGCCCGGCCGGGCACCCTGCGGATCGAGGTCGCCGACACGCGGACGGAGCGGCGACCGCCCGCCCCCTGGACGCTTGCTCCGCCCGCGCCCGCGCCCGACTCCGAGTCCGGCCGCGGGCTGATCCTCGTCGCCGCGCTCGCCACCTGCTGGAACGTCCTCGACCGGCCCCCGGTCGGCAAGATCGTCCGAGCCGATCTGGACCTCCCGGAGAGTAGGAGATGA
- a CDS encoding class I SAM-dependent methyltransferase — MIDNPEDTTGTTTHHDAATRSYYETGDVDAFYDAVWGGEDIHVGVYAHPHEAIADASHRTVEHAADNAADLLGPHATVLDLGSGYGGSARALAERFGCRVVALDLSDEHNRRHRAANARRGLDGLIEVVTGSLNELPYEAERFDVVWSLEVLSHVPDKESALAEAVRVLKPGGAVVFSDIMMAEETPAEAVRPAISRLSMPTLATPSFYLDLLSGLGLKDVDFEDRTADITTHYARLDEEVQRRAAELRDVISPAYVDELLTNLPLWTDITRRDLLRWGIFHARRPAA; from the coding sequence ATGATCGACAACCCCGAGGACACCACCGGCACCACGACGCACCACGACGCCGCGACCCGCAGCTACTACGAGACCGGCGACGTCGACGCCTTCTACGACGCCGTCTGGGGCGGCGAGGACATCCACGTCGGCGTCTACGCCCATCCGCACGAGGCGATCGCGGACGCCTCGCACCGTACCGTCGAGCACGCGGCGGACAACGCCGCGGACCTGCTCGGCCCGCACGCGACCGTGCTCGACCTCGGCTCCGGATACGGCGGATCGGCCCGCGCGCTCGCCGAACGCTTCGGCTGCCGGGTCGTGGCCCTCGACCTCAGCGACGAACACAACCGGCGCCACCGTGCGGCCAACGCCCGGCGTGGACTGGACGGCCTGATCGAGGTCGTCACCGGCTCCCTCAACGAACTGCCCTACGAGGCGGAGCGGTTCGACGTCGTCTGGTCCCTTGAGGTCCTCAGCCATGTGCCGGACAAGGAGAGCGCGCTGGCCGAGGCCGTACGCGTGCTCAAGCCGGGCGGCGCCGTGGTCTTCTCGGACATCATGATGGCCGAGGAGACCCCGGCGGAGGCCGTGCGGCCCGCGATCTCCCGCCTCTCCATGCCGACCCTGGCGACACCGTCCTTCTATCTGGACCTGCTCTCCGGACTCGGCCTCAAGGACGTCGACTTCGAGGACCGCACAGCGGACATCACCACCCACTACGCACGCCTCGACGAGGAGGTCCAGCGACGCGCGGCCGAACTGCGCGACGTCATCAGCCCCGCCTACGTCGACGAGTTGCTGACCAACCTGCCCCTCTGGACCGACATCACCCGCCGGGACCTGCTGCGCTGGGGCATCTTCCACGCCCGGCGCCCGGCCGCCTGA